The window TGGTGCCCGGGACGCTTCCGAGGACCGAGCGGAGGGTGCTGGGGGCGCGCGGCGGCTCCGGGAGGCGCAGCAGGACGTAGGCGAGGTAGCAGAGGACCAGGGCGGCGCTGAGCAGCCCGGGCAGCGAGAGCGGCAGCACGGTGCCGCCGGTGGCCTCGGCGAGCCCGGAGCCGGCGAAGAGCCACGGCAGCAGCCCGCCGAGCAGGGTGGCGACGGCCAGCGAGGCGCCCATCGCGGAGCTGCCGCGTGACAGACCGGTGCGCAGCTCCGCCCCCGGCCCGGAGTGGGCCTGCGCCATGTCGACGTACCAGGCTTCGGCCGGGCCCGAGGCGAGCGCGCGGGAGGCGCCCATCAGCACCACCCCGGTGATGAGCACCCAGGGGGCGGTGCCGAGGGCGAGCAGAAGCAGTCCCGCGAAGGAGAGCAGGCCACCGGCGGCCAGCACCGCCCTGCGGCCCAGCACGTCGCTGAGACCCCCGGTGGGCAGTTCGAGCAGCGCCACGGTGAGCCCCTGCGAACTGAGCACGGCGGCGACGGCGGCGAGCGCGAGGCCCCGCTCGCCGAGGATCAGCACGAGTGAGGGGACGTAGAGGCCGATGGGGAACCAGAACAGGGCGCTGACGGTCACGTAGCGGCGGCGTGCCGTCTCCGGGGCGAGGACGTGCGAGGCGGCGGGGGCCGGTGCGGCGGTCACGGGGCCTCTCCGTCCTGGGCGGGTCCGGCGTCCGCACCGGTGGATTCCTCGGTACGGGGGCTGTCCG is drawn from Streptomyces diastaticus subsp. diastaticus and contains these coding sequences:
- a CDS encoding MFS transporter, translating into MTAAPAPAASHVLAPETARRRYVTVSALFWFPIGLYVPSLVLILGERGLALAAVAAVLSSQGLTVALLELPTGGLSDVLGRRAVLAAGGLLSFAGLLLLALGTAPWVLITGVVLMGASRALASGPAEAWYVDMAQAHSGPGAELRTGLSRGSSAMGASLAVATLLGGLLPWLFAGSGLAEATGGTVLPLSLPGLLSAALVLCYLAYVLLRLPEPPRAPSTLRSVLGSVPGTIASGVRLATRERVVRKVVLTTAAVGAALGAIELLTPGRAAAITGASESGAVVYAGLATAGFASSSLGARLAPLLARLTGGSGRAVLTALAGMACGLALLGISAPGAGEAASSPAVVTGVLGYVLVYLCLGAAGPNENDLLHHRVASSARATALSVQSLGLQAVASLGGLVAGLLPLGPLPLLLTAALVGAGALMWVRAVPDGPRPGHPDGADAVAAPAAGGEPGR